TTCTGGAAACGCCAGCAGCAAATCCACTGGATGCCGGAAGAAGTGCCATTGGGGGAGGACTGCCGCGACTGGGCGCAGAACCTGACCGATCACGAGCGCAATCTGCTTACCCAGATATTCCGCTTCTTCACGCAGGCCGATGTCGAGGTGCAGGATTGCTACCACGACAAATATGGCCGCGTGTTCAAACCGACCGAGATTAAAATGATGCTCGCCGCGTTTTCCAATATGGAAACGGTCCACATCGCGGCATACTCGCACCTGCTCGACACGATCGGCATGCCCGAAAGCGAATATGGCATGTTCCTCGAATATGAGGAGATGAAGGCGAAGCATGATTACATGCAGGATTTCGGCGTCGATAATGACGAAGATATCGCCCGCACCCTCGCCATGTTCGGCGGCTTTACCGAAGGGCTGCAATTGTTCGCCAGCTTCGCGATGCTGATGAACTTCCCGCGCTTCAACAAGATGAAAGGCATGGGCCAAATCGTTAGCTGGTCGGTCCGCGATGAAAGCCTCCACTGCGAAGGCATCATCCGCATGTTC
This genomic window from Pontixanthobacter aestiaquae contains:
- a CDS encoding ribonucleotide-diphosphate reductase subunit beta, producing the protein MSLLEARKTYKPFEYPWAYDFWKRQQQIHWMPEEVPLGEDCRDWAQNLTDHERNLLTQIFRFFTQADVEVQDCYHDKYGRVFKPTEIKMMLAAFSNMETVHIAAYSHLLDTIGMPESEYGMFLEYEEMKAKHDYMQDFGVDNDEDIARTLAMFGGFTEGLQLFASFAMLMNFPRFNKMKGMGQIVSWSVRDESLHCEGIIRMFHAFNEERGCLTKAVKEDIIDCCQKVVRLEDAFIDLAFEDGPVPGMTAKEIKKYIRYIADWRLSQLGLPEIYMVEDHPLPWLAPLLNGVEHANFFETRATEYSKGATKGNWQDVWSSFDNRKKAKAGDEANDEAVDDGPGLFGDGESGEPVAAE